TCCAATGAACCCCACAAAAGAAGACTTGATTCAAATTCTGAAAGAGTCTATGTAATTCGAGATTAATATTATTGAACAAAAAAGGGGGCCCGACACCGGGGCCCTTAATAAATCTGCCAGGAATCAAGAATGAAAGAATATTTTAAAGAAAATGCAGAGCATGTGCTCAGTGTACAGAACGAAATCGGAGAAGCCCCTCTCTGGATTCCCGAAGAAAACCGGCTTTATTGGACAGATACTGAAAATTCATGCATTTTCAATCTCAATCCCTCCACCTCGGAAGTCAATAAATATGAATTATCCATGCCTGTTACGTCTCTGGTCAGACGCCGGGGCGGCGGATGGGTGATCATCACCAAAAAGGGACTGGCATTCTGGGATCAGATGAACAATCAGTGTGAATTCATATGTGATCCTGTATCCGATAATGATTCACTGGCATTCAACGACGGTACTGTTGATTCTGCAGGAAGACTCCTTGCCGGAACTATGAACTTCAATGAAGTTACATCTCCTGAGGGTTGTTTATTCAGCCTCAATGAAAAACTCGAATTGACCCGGTTGGATTCCAATCTATGCACCGCCAATGGGATGAGTTTTTCTCC
This sequence is a window from Oceanispirochaeta sp.. Protein-coding genes within it:
- a CDS encoding SMP-30/gluconolactonase/LRE family protein, whose protein sequence is MKEYFKENAEHVLSVQNEIGEAPLWIPEENRLYWTDTENSCIFNLNPSTSEVNKYELSMPVTSLVRRRGGGWVIITKKGLAFWDQMNNQCEFICDPVSDNDSLAFNDGTVDSAGRLLAGTMNFNEVTSPEGCLFSLNEKLELTRLDSNLCTANGMSFSPDGKILYVSEQWNSKILCYDYDSSMGTLSNRRIFAEVDPKNGYPDGIIIDNEGYLWNGRWGAFQIVRYSPDGKIDRKYNIPVETSTCVGFGGKDLSDLYISTAWYGKSDIERQKEPYAGDLFRIKTDVKGRLEPRFAG